A region of Kribbella sp. NBC_01245 DNA encodes the following proteins:
- a CDS encoding toxic anion resistance protein, translated as MTDAPNAGQGQAAPSPLQPPTAAPALTLTAPEPPQPVAATAAPSLAPAVDPAALPGLDAKVDGFLGSLMTTAPRSPEFAAKATDVRSMGDVDIRHAAESSNRLLQSPVKALQSGGLSEGSTVGRTLLDLRRTVEDLDPKDATGVKKLLGMIPFGDKIEDYFRKYQSAQSHLDGILHALRDGQDELGKDNAALNLEKQQLWDAMTRLNQYVYVAERLDAKLSAGIANLEATDPERARALRDDVLFYVRQKHQDLLTQLAVSIQNYLAIDIVIKNNIELIKGVDRASTTTVSALRTAVIVAQALGNQKLVLDQISALNTTTSGMIERTSQMLRDNSVAIQQQAASATIGLPQLQAAFQNIYATMDAIDTFKVQALDSMAATIGTLETEVTKSRSYLDRVANQDQRVVQGSLDLEIGR; from the coding sequence ATGACGGATGCACCGAACGCGGGACAGGGGCAGGCAGCACCGAGCCCACTGCAGCCGCCCACTGCAGCGCCTGCGCTGACACTCACCGCACCCGAGCCGCCGCAGCCGGTAGCCGCTACGGCCGCGCCGAGCCTCGCGCCCGCGGTCGATCCGGCCGCGCTGCCCGGGCTGGACGCGAAGGTCGACGGCTTCCTCGGCTCGCTGATGACGACCGCACCGCGCTCGCCGGAGTTCGCCGCGAAGGCCACCGATGTGCGCAGCATGGGTGACGTCGACATCCGGCACGCGGCCGAGAGCTCGAACCGGCTGCTGCAGTCCCCCGTCAAGGCGCTGCAGAGCGGCGGCCTGTCCGAGGGCTCGACGGTCGGCAGGACCCTGCTGGACCTGCGCCGTACGGTCGAGGACCTCGACCCGAAGGACGCGACCGGGGTCAAGAAGCTGCTCGGCATGATCCCGTTCGGCGACAAGATCGAGGACTACTTCCGCAAGTACCAGTCGGCGCAGAGCCATCTCGACGGCATCCTGCACGCGCTGCGGGACGGCCAGGACGAGCTCGGCAAGGACAACGCCGCGCTGAACCTGGAGAAGCAGCAGCTCTGGGACGCGATGACCCGCCTCAACCAGTACGTGTACGTGGCGGAGCGGCTCGACGCCAAGCTCTCGGCCGGTATCGCGAACCTCGAGGCCACCGACCCTGAGCGCGCCCGGGCGCTGCGCGACGACGTGCTGTTCTACGTCCGGCAGAAGCACCAGGACCTGCTCACCCAGCTGGCCGTGTCGATCCAGAACTACCTGGCCATCGACATCGTGATCAAGAACAACATCGAGCTGATCAAGGGCGTCGACCGGGCCTCCACCACGACGGTGTCGGCGCTGCGTACGGCGGTCATCGTGGCGCAGGCCCTCGGCAACCAGAAGCTGGTGCTGGACCAGATCAGCGCGCTGAACACCACTACCAGCGGCATGATCGAGCGCACCTCGCAGATGCTGCGGGACAACTCGGTCGCAATTCAGCAGCAGGCCGCCTCGGCGACGATCGGCCTGCCGCAGCTGCAGGCGGCGTTCCAGAACATCTACGCCACCATGGACGCGATCGACACGTTCAAGGTCCAGGCGCTGGACAGCATGGCCGCCACCATCGGCACGCTGGAGACCGAGGTGACCAAGTCCCGCAGCTACCTGGACCGGGTCGCCAACCAGGACCAGCGGGTCGTGCAGGGTTCGCTCGACCTCGAGATCGGCCGCTGA
- a CDS encoding thymidylate synthase translates to MKAYLELLDHVLAHGAKKGDRTGTGTLSVFGHQTRYDLSKGFPILTTKKVHLKSVVGELLWFLSGSTNVKWLQDNGIKIWDEWADADGELGPVYGYQWRSWPTPDGRHVDQIKAVIESIKKNPDSRRHLVSAWNVAEIENMALPPCHTMFQFYVADGRLSCQLYQRSADIFLGVPFNIASYALLTHMVAQQTGLEVGDFVHTLGDAHLYLNHLEQAELQLTREPRPLPQLQLAKRDSIDDYQLGDIELIGYDPHPGIKAPIAV, encoded by the coding sequence GTGAAGGCCTATCTGGAACTGCTCGACCATGTGCTGGCACACGGGGCCAAGAAGGGGGACCGGACTGGCACCGGGACGCTGAGCGTTTTCGGCCACCAGACGCGGTATGACCTCTCCAAGGGTTTTCCGATCCTGACCACCAAGAAGGTCCACCTCAAGTCGGTGGTGGGCGAGCTGCTCTGGTTCCTCAGCGGCTCCACCAACGTCAAGTGGCTCCAGGACAACGGCATCAAGATCTGGGACGAATGGGCCGACGCCGACGGTGAACTCGGCCCGGTCTACGGCTACCAGTGGCGCTCTTGGCCCACGCCCGACGGTCGCCACGTCGACCAGATCAAGGCCGTCATCGAGTCCATCAAGAAGAACCCGGACTCCCGCCGCCACCTCGTCAGCGCATGGAACGTCGCCGAGATCGAGAACATGGCGCTACCCCCTTGCCACACGATGTTCCAGTTCTACGTGGCCGACGGGCGGCTGTCGTGCCAGCTCTACCAGCGGTCGGCCGACATCTTCCTGGGCGTGCCGTTCAACATCGCGTCGTACGCCCTGCTCACGCACATGGTCGCGCAGCAGACCGGGCTCGAGGTGGGCGATTTCGTGCACACCCTCGGCGACGCGCACCTCTACCTGAACCACCTCGAGCAGGCCGAGCTCCAGCTCACCCGCGAACCGCGCCCGCTGCCGCAACTCCAGCTCGCCAAGCGCGACTCGATCGACGACTACCAACTCGGCGATATCGAGTTGATCGGCTACGACCCGCACCCCGGTATCAAGGCGCCCATCGCGGTATGA
- a CDS encoding DUF998 domain-containing protein has protein sequence MNFLVAAALTIACAIGLWRSKPQASRAGAVLIGVWGIGLIGAGVFRTDPVSGYPAGTPGTVEYTTTGMLHDGSSIPGFLAVAIGMLVYAVWFAKRRSPALATYSLMSALVFVAAIELANLAFAQSAELVAFGGLFQRIGVIVGWAWIALVSRHALTHLR, from the coding sequence ATGAACTTCCTTGTCGCGGCAGCGCTGACCATCGCGTGCGCCATCGGCCTCTGGCGTAGCAAGCCGCAGGCATCCCGCGCAGGGGCGGTACTGATCGGGGTCTGGGGGATCGGCCTGATCGGGGCCGGCGTGTTCCGCACCGACCCGGTCAGCGGCTACCCGGCCGGCACCCCCGGAACCGTCGAATACACCACCACCGGAATGCTGCACGACGGCTCCTCCATACCCGGCTTCCTGGCCGTGGCCATCGGGATGCTCGTCTACGCCGTGTGGTTCGCGAAGCGGCGATCGCCCGCACTCGCGACGTACTCGCTTATGAGTGCGCTCGTCTTCGTAGCAGCGATCGAGCTGGCGAATCTCGCCTTCGCACAGTCGGCCGAGCTGGTCGCATTCGGCGGCTTGTTCCAGCGCATAGGCGTCATCGTCGGCTGGGCCTGGATCGCGCTGGTGTCCCGCCACGCCCTCACTCATCTTCGCTAG
- a CDS encoding multicopper oxidase family protein, whose amino-acid sequence MTLSRRGFLGVAGMAVGLSGCGLDFKPSQAGELLKSQAPLPEAFAVPLPIPSVAKPIRTANGVDHYRITQRKAQLEILPGLRTEVLGYDGQFPGPTFDVRSGRTIAVEQVNQLDVPTVVHLHGGHTPSASDGWPTDLVNPVGGMPSGHQHHGGHAMPGDVREGRRTYTYPNEQRAATLWYHDHRMDFTAPQVYRGLVGLHLIRDAEEEALPLPAGDREVPLVIADRAFEADGSFRYPALDPTLMSTPGVESAYMEGVVGDVILVNGAPWPVLEVDAARYRFRILNASNARRYELHLEGGPSRFVQIGSDGGLLDKPIEHESLVIAPAERFDVIIDFSQYAVGSDVTLVNRLGSGSTAQVMRFKVARAAKDDSAIPAKLSSYQVVETPKRVVRRQWRFRKGASGSHADWSINGRAFDPSRMEARPRLGEYEIWSFVTDVHHPVHVHLSPFQVLSRGGAKPGPYDAGWKDTVDVRPSEVVEVLIKFTAHKGKYMIHCHNLEHEDMAMMAAFETI is encoded by the coding sequence ATGACCCTTTCCCGACGAGGCTTTCTCGGCGTTGCCGGTATGGCCGTGGGGCTTTCCGGCTGCGGTCTCGACTTCAAGCCGTCGCAAGCCGGCGAGCTGCTGAAGAGCCAGGCGCCCCTGCCCGAAGCCTTCGCCGTACCACTGCCGATTCCGTCCGTCGCGAAGCCGATCCGGACGGCGAACGGCGTCGACCACTACCGCATCACCCAGCGCAAGGCTCAATTGGAAATCCTGCCTGGCCTGCGGACCGAGGTGCTCGGGTACGACGGGCAGTTCCCCGGGCCGACGTTCGACGTACGCAGCGGGCGCACGATCGCCGTCGAGCAGGTCAACCAACTCGACGTCCCGACGGTCGTCCACCTTCATGGCGGGCACACCCCGTCCGCGAGCGACGGCTGGCCGACGGACCTCGTGAACCCTGTTGGCGGTATGCCCAGTGGCCACCAGCACCACGGCGGCCACGCGATGCCCGGCGACGTACGGGAGGGGCGGCGCACGTACACCTATCCGAACGAGCAACGCGCCGCCACCCTCTGGTACCACGATCACCGGATGGACTTCACCGCGCCACAGGTCTATCGCGGCCTGGTCGGCCTGCACCTCATCCGCGACGCCGAAGAGGAGGCATTGCCCTTGCCTGCAGGCGATCGCGAGGTGCCGCTGGTGATCGCGGACCGCGCCTTCGAGGCAGACGGCTCGTTTCGCTATCCCGCACTCGACCCGACGTTGATGAGCACGCCCGGCGTCGAAAGCGCTTATATGGAAGGCGTTGTGGGTGACGTCATCCTGGTCAACGGCGCGCCCTGGCCAGTGCTCGAGGTGGACGCCGCCCGCTACCGCTTCCGCATCCTCAACGCTTCCAACGCCCGACGCTATGAACTTCATTTGGAAGGCGGGCCTAGCCGGTTCGTCCAGATCGGCAGCGACGGAGGCCTGCTGGACAAGCCGATCGAGCACGAAAGCCTCGTCATCGCACCGGCTGAACGGTTCGACGTCATCATCGATTTCAGCCAGTACGCCGTGGGGTCCGACGTGACGCTGGTCAACCGGCTCGGCTCGGGCTCGACCGCCCAGGTGATGCGGTTCAAGGTGGCGCGCGCGGCCAAGGACGACTCGGCCATTCCGGCGAAACTCTCGTCGTACCAGGTGGTTGAGACCCCCAAGCGCGTCGTACGACGGCAGTGGCGGTTCCGCAAGGGCGCGAGTGGTTCGCATGCCGACTGGTCGATCAACGGGCGGGCGTTCGACCCGTCGCGGATGGAGGCTCGGCCGCGGCTCGGGGAATACGAGATCTGGTCGTTCGTGACGGACGTGCATCACCCAGTACATGTGCATCTCTCTCCTTTCCAGGTGTTGTCGCGTGGTGGCGCCAAGCCGGGACCGTACGACGCGGGGTGGAAGGACACGGTGGACGTGCGGCCGTCGGAAGTGGTCGAGGTGTTGATCAAATTCACGGCACACAAGGGGAAGTACATGATTCATTGCCACAATCTCGAACATGAGGACATGGCGATGATGGCGGCCTTCGAGACGATCTAG
- a CDS encoding amidohydrolase family protein: MSQPTRRHVLAMLPAVAAMTARPGLAAGSPAPNGFLIRDVRIFDGRRVIEHGSVLVAGGHILAAGHLPLLDHLKVYDGRGRTVLPGLIDSHVHTYPEGRADALRFGVTTELDMFNNPDLIPAARAQRRTTAKTTTADLWCAGNGITVPGGHPFAPDWPLPRVEPDTDIERFVADRVAEGSDYIKFVSEPGRPGQPLPTLTARQVEQVIAAAHHHGLRAVGHAERRGVYLQAAEAGADGLVHVFADAEATADDVRAIKRSGVFVMPTFSVIDSGVGATELLEDERVADWLSPHQQYFLSLIPNPPRPEYLRVATANVRKLHAAGVPILAGSDAPIRANANGVSMLMEVTHLVRAGLSPTDALTAATAGPAHHFGLTDRGRITPGRRADLVLVDGDPTTDITALRAIHTIWKNGHVVDRTPPKDDE; the protein is encoded by the coding sequence ATGAGCCAGCCGACCCGACGTCACGTCCTCGCGATGCTGCCCGCCGTCGCCGCCATGACCGCCCGTCCCGGTCTGGCGGCGGGCTCACCTGCTCCGAACGGCTTCCTGATAAGGGATGTGCGGATCTTCGACGGCCGCCGGGTGATCGAGCACGGCTCGGTGCTGGTCGCCGGCGGGCACATCCTGGCCGCCGGACACCTGCCGCTGCTCGACCACCTCAAGGTGTACGACGGTCGCGGGCGGACCGTGCTGCCCGGGCTGATCGACTCCCACGTGCACACGTATCCGGAGGGCCGGGCGGACGCGTTGCGCTTCGGCGTCACGACCGAGCTCGACATGTTCAACAACCCGGATCTCATACCGGCGGCGCGCGCCCAGCGGCGTACGACCGCCAAGACCACGACGGCCGACCTCTGGTGCGCCGGCAACGGCATCACCGTGCCGGGCGGCCATCCGTTCGCCCCGGACTGGCCGCTGCCCCGGGTCGAGCCCGACACCGATATCGAGCGCTTTGTCGCCGACCGGGTGGCCGAGGGATCGGACTACATCAAGTTCGTCTCGGAGCCGGGCCGGCCGGGACAACCCCTGCCCACGTTGACGGCTCGGCAGGTCGAACAGGTCATCGCCGCCGCCCACCACCACGGCCTCCGCGCGGTCGGCCATGCCGAACGGCGAGGCGTCTACCTGCAAGCGGCCGAGGCCGGTGCGGACGGTCTAGTGCACGTCTTCGCGGATGCCGAGGCGACCGCGGACGACGTGCGGGCGATCAAGCGCAGTGGGGTCTTCGTCATGCCTACGTTCTCGGTCATCGACTCGGGTGTCGGGGCGACCGAGCTGCTGGAGGATGAGCGGGTGGCGGATTGGCTCAGTCCGCACCAGCAGTACTTTCTCAGCCTGATCCCGAATCCACCGCGACCGGAATACCTGCGCGTGGCGACCGCGAACGTCCGCAAGCTGCACGCCGCCGGAGTCCCCATCCTGGCCGGCAGCGACGCCCCCATCCGCGCCAACGCGAACGGCGTCAGCATGCTGATGGAGGTCACCCACCTCGTCCGCGCCGGCCTATCCCCCACCGACGCCCTCACCGCCGCGACCGCGGGCCCGGCCCACCACTTCGGCCTCACCGACCGCGGCCGCATCACCCCCGGCCGCCGCGCCGACCTCGTCCTCGTCGACGGCGACCCGACCACCGACATCACCGCCCTGCGCGCCATCCACACCATCTGGAAGAACGGCCACGTAGTAGACCGCACCCCACCTAAGGACGACGAGTGA
- a CDS encoding PRC-barrel domain-containing protein, protein MDNAPGTLIRLDDTALTLAEPADDLRGRKVVDRHGDEVGNVDGLLIDEKERRARFLEVGSGGFLGLGEKKQLIPVDAITRLEEDVVHISTERTHVADAPLYDPEVVPERRYYEDLYGYYEFPPFWAPGYMPPGFRR, encoded by the coding sequence ATGGATAACGCTCCTGGCACGCTGATTCGCTTGGATGACACCGCGCTGACCTTGGCCGAACCGGCCGACGACTTGCGTGGTCGAAAGGTCGTTGATCGCCATGGCGACGAGGTCGGCAATGTCGACGGTCTGCTCATCGACGAGAAGGAACGACGGGCACGGTTCCTCGAGGTCGGTTCCGGCGGTTTCCTCGGCCTCGGTGAGAAGAAGCAGCTCATCCCGGTCGATGCCATCACCCGGCTCGAGGAGGACGTCGTCCACATCTCCACCGAACGGACCCACGTCGCCGACGCGCCGCTTTACGACCCTGAAGTGGTGCCGGAACGCCGGTACTACGAAGACCTCTACGGCTACTACGAGTTCCCGCCGTTCTGGGCACCCGGCTACATGCCCCCCGGCTTCCGCCGCTGA
- a CDS encoding DUF6343 family protein, with the protein MGGAMNEQGRSHDHDHHRDLAAEVTGAPPALSALTLRLILAAFGLVVCGGAAVLFALLGLPRTLVILAAVFAVIAAVDLVIITRRKLHGEPG; encoded by the coding sequence GTGGGAGGCGCGATGAACGAACAGGGCCGTTCTCATGATCACGACCATCATCGGGATCTGGCGGCGGAAGTGACCGGTGCGCCTCCGGCCCTCAGCGCGCTCACGCTCCGACTGATTTTGGCCGCTTTCGGACTAGTTGTCTGCGGCGGTGCGGCCGTGCTGTTCGCCCTCCTCGGCCTACCACGAACCCTCGTCATCCTCGCAGCGGTGTTCGCCGTCATCGCCGCCGTGGACCTCGTCATCATCACCCGCCGAAAACTCCACGGCGAGCCCGGCTGA
- the abc-f gene encoding ribosomal protection-like ABC-F family protein, translating into MRAPLDSHLTLTEVTVRHPDHLVLDRVTLSIRPGEKVGVVGENGSGKSTLLRLIAGLQHPTDGEVSVAAPGGIGHLAQALDLPGSATVADVIDHAMADLRMLEREIAAAEADLQDLDAYGDLLTAYEQRGGYEADSRVDAALHGLGLPGLRRDRLIGTMSGGQRARLALAAMLASSPELILLDEPTNHLDDDAITWLEQHLRRFKGTVVAVTHDRAFLDAVTSTVFEVDADTHAVRRYGDGYAGLLRAKASARQRWHQRYDDWVAEVARHTELADRATDWLDGISRKSAKDGSGASHMRSSATNTANRIRNAREHLRRLEADPVPRPPEPLVFSSPLAGALAGGLELDGVVLGSRLRVPELSLKAGERLLVTGPNGAGKTTLLRILAGDLTPDHGDVRRSGRVGFFRQDDGSPGAESVLTRFAAGRRGLPEEHREELLSLGLFRAEDLAKPMAALSIGQRRRVDLARLITRPVDLLLLDEPTNHLSPALVDELEQALVGFGGVLVLVTHDRSLRSTFAGRTLHLNAGQPAQLAA; encoded by the coding sequence ATGCGCGCGCCCCTGGATAGTCATCTGACCCTGACCGAGGTCACCGTTCGCCATCCCGATCACCTGGTCCTCGACCGCGTCACGCTGTCGATCCGGCCCGGCGAGAAGGTCGGTGTGGTCGGTGAGAACGGCTCGGGTAAATCCACCCTGCTCCGCCTGATCGCCGGCCTGCAGCACCCGACTGACGGCGAGGTCTCCGTTGCCGCGCCCGGCGGCATCGGCCACCTGGCGCAAGCGCTCGACCTCCCCGGCTCGGCCACCGTCGCGGACGTCATCGACCACGCCATGGCCGACCTCCGCATGCTCGAACGGGAGATCGCCGCGGCCGAGGCCGACCTGCAGGACCTCGACGCGTACGGCGATCTGCTCACGGCCTACGAGCAGCGCGGAGGTTACGAGGCCGACTCCCGAGTGGACGCCGCCCTGCACGGGCTGGGCCTGCCCGGCCTGCGGCGCGACCGCCTGATCGGGACGATGTCGGGCGGCCAGCGGGCGCGGTTGGCTTTGGCCGCGATGCTCGCCTCGTCGCCCGAGTTGATCCTGCTCGACGAACCGACGAACCACCTCGACGACGACGCGATCACGTGGCTCGAGCAGCACCTGCGCCGCTTCAAAGGCACGGTCGTCGCGGTGACGCATGACCGGGCCTTCCTGGACGCGGTCACGTCGACCGTGTTCGAGGTGGACGCCGACACCCACGCGGTACGGCGCTATGGCGACGGGTATGCCGGACTGCTGCGTGCGAAGGCGTCCGCGCGGCAACGCTGGCACCAGCGGTACGACGACTGGGTGGCCGAGGTGGCGCGGCATACCGAGTTGGCGGATCGGGCGACGGATTGGCTCGACGGGATCTCTCGCAAGAGCGCGAAGGACGGTTCGGGTGCGAGTCATATGCGGTCGTCCGCGACCAACACCGCGAACCGTATTCGCAATGCCCGCGAGCACCTGCGGCGGTTGGAGGCGGACCCGGTGCCGCGTCCGCCCGAGCCACTCGTCTTCAGTTCGCCTCTGGCCGGCGCGCTGGCCGGTGGCCTCGAGTTGGACGGCGTGGTGCTCGGGTCGCGGCTGCGAGTGCCCGAGTTGTCGCTGAAGGCGGGGGAGCGGTTGCTCGTCACCGGGCCGAATGGTGCGGGCAAGACGACGTTGCTGCGGATTCTCGCGGGTGACCTGACGCCGGATCACGGGGACGTACGACGATCCGGCCGGGTCGGGTTCTTCCGGCAGGACGATGGTTCGCCTGGTGCCGAGAGCGTGCTGACGCGGTTCGCGGCCGGGCGGCGGGGATTGCCTGAGGAGCATCGGGAGGAGTTGCTGTCGCTCGGGCTTTTCCGTGCGGAGGATCTGGCCAAGCCGATGGCCGCGTTGTCGATTGGTCAACGGCGACGGGTCGATCTGGCTCGGTTGATAACGAGGCCGGTTGATCTGTTGCTGCTGGATGAGCCGACGAACCACCTCTCGCCGGCTCTTGTCGATGAGCTCGAGCAGGCGTTGGTCGGCTTTGGCGGCGTGCTGGTCCTCGTCACCCACGACCGATCGCTGCGTTCGACTTTTGCCGGTCGAACGCTGCACCTCAACGCCGGCCAACCCGCCCAGCTCGCTGCGTGA
- a CDS encoding BON domain-containing protein has product MTDPWTYPTDRYYYNWWEGPVPPGHPTDREIKSVVVDRLKENPCTKDEDIRVDVKQAVVILGGEVSSWLAKRAAGDDAWDTPGVVDVSNQLKPRRAD; this is encoded by the coding sequence ATGACGGACCCCTGGACCTACCCGACCGATCGGTACTACTACAACTGGTGGGAGGGGCCGGTGCCGCCAGGTCATCCCACAGATCGCGAGATCAAGTCGGTCGTGGTGGACCGGCTCAAGGAGAACCCGTGCACGAAGGACGAGGACATCCGGGTGGACGTCAAGCAGGCCGTGGTCATCCTCGGTGGCGAGGTGTCGTCCTGGCTGGCCAAACGAGCCGCCGGCGACGATGCCTGGGACACACCGGGCGTGGTTGACGTCAGCAATCAGCTGAAGCCGCGCCGAGCCGACTGA
- a CDS encoding dihydrofolate reductase produces the protein MTIILIAAVGSNGVIGRDNDLPFRIREDLQRFKRLTLGHTLVMGRKTYDSIGRPLPGRRTVVVTRQSDWSTPGVEVAHSLDDALKLADGNDLYVAGGGEIYLQALPHADRLELTEVDQAPEGDVTFPVFDRTAWTETAREAHDGYAFVTLDRTAPR, from the coding sequence ATGACGATCATCCTGATCGCGGCCGTCGGCAGCAATGGCGTCATCGGCCGGGACAACGACCTGCCGTTCCGCATCCGCGAAGACCTGCAGCGTTTCAAGCGGCTCACGCTCGGCCACACGCTGGTGATGGGCCGCAAAACGTACGACTCGATCGGCCGCCCGCTGCCGGGTCGCCGTACCGTCGTGGTCACTCGCCAATCCGACTGGTCCACACCTGGTGTCGAGGTGGCGCACTCCCTGGACGACGCGCTGAAGCTTGCCGATGGCAACGACCTGTACGTCGCCGGGGGTGGCGAGATCTACCTCCAGGCGTTGCCGCACGCGGACCGGCTGGAGCTGACCGAGGTGGACCAGGCGCCGGAGGGTGACGTCACGTTCCCGGTGTTCGACCGGACCGCCTGGACGGAGACCGCCCGCGAGGCCCACGACGGGTACGCCTTCGTCACGCTGGACCGCACGGCCCCGCGGTAA
- a CDS encoding Clp protease N-terminal domain-containing protein: MSTESDVRKILVDHAREEARIDGSATIEAEHLLLALATRDGTSAQRVLVEAGLDREAIRLALQREWQESLAAAGVNVDVSALPISSPDPKRKPGIGATARLALERSIREQTGGTVRRIGPSHMLAGLLATDRGRVARALALADIDREHLLAQAIAAEK; this comes from the coding sequence ATGAGCACTGAGTCGGACGTCCGGAAGATCCTGGTCGATCACGCGCGGGAAGAAGCGCGAATCGACGGATCGGCGACCATCGAGGCCGAGCACCTGCTGCTCGCACTGGCCACCCGGGACGGCACCTCGGCGCAACGCGTATTGGTCGAGGCAGGCCTGGATCGGGAGGCTATCCGGCTCGCACTCCAACGGGAATGGCAGGAGAGCCTGGCGGCCGCCGGGGTGAACGTCGATGTCTCGGCACTACCAATCTCATCGCCAGACCCCAAGCGGAAGCCTGGGATCGGAGCGACAGCGCGGCTGGCGTTGGAGCGGTCGATTCGGGAACAAACCGGCGGAACCGTACGACGAATCGGCCCCAGCCACATGCTCGCCGGCTTGCTCGCGACCGACCGAGGCCGGGTTGCTCGAGCCCTTGCATTGGCCGACATCGACCGCGAGCACCTCCTCGCACAAGCCATCGCCGCCGAGAAGTAG